One window of Gammaproteobacteria bacterium genomic DNA carries:
- the truB gene encoding tRNA pseudouridine(55) synthase TruB, which yields MTRQRAKGRDLDGIVLLDKPLGLSSNDALQRVKRLFSARKAGHTGSLDRLASGLLPICLGEATKISGFLLNADKYYLATFRLGERTTTGDAEGEVLERRPLEGVTRQSVEAALARFLGPIAQIPPMHSAIKYQGRPLYKLAHQGIEIERQPRSVVIHALDLLGFEGRDAEVSVRCSKGTYVRTLAEDVGEALGCGAYVSSLRRLGSGPYQSPEMVTLERLEALAAEGTAALDEVILPVESALGDWPGIHVPEDMAYYLRQGQAVLVPRAPTRGWVRIYEGDARLLGLGEVLDDGRIAPRRLFHSPE from the coding sequence ATGACGAGGCAGCGGGCGAAGGGTAGGGACCTGGACGGCATCGTCCTGCTGGACAAGCCGCTCGGCCTCAGCTCGAACGACGCCCTGCAGCGTGTGAAGCGGCTGTTCAGCGCACGCAAGGCGGGGCACACGGGAAGCCTGGACCGGCTCGCCAGCGGTTTGCTGCCCATCTGCCTCGGGGAAGCGACGAAGATCTCCGGGTTCCTGCTGAATGCCGACAAGTACTACCTGGCCACCTTCCGGCTCGGAGAGCGCACGACGACCGGCGACGCCGAAGGCGAGGTGCTCGAGCGCCGCCCCCTCGAGGGGGTGACCCGGCAATCGGTGGAGGCGGCCCTCGCACGCTTCCTCGGTCCGATCGCCCAGATTCCCCCGATGCACTCCGCCATCAAGTACCAGGGCAGGCCCCTGTACAAGCTGGCCCATCAGGGCATCGAGATCGAGCGCCAGCCGCGCTCGGTGGTCATCCACGCGCTCGACCTGCTGGGCTTCGAGGGCCGCGACGCGGAAGTCTCGGTTCGCTGCTCCAAAGGGACCTACGTGCGCACGCTGGCCGAGGACGTGGGCGAGGCGCTCGGCTGCGGGGCCTATGTGTCCTCGCTGCGGCGGCTCGGGTCCGGCCCCTACCAGTCTCCTGAGATGGTGACCCTCGAGCGGCTCGAGGCCCTCGCCGCCGAGGGGACCGCTGCGCTCGACGAGGTCATCCTGCCCGTGGAGTCTGCGCTCGGGGATTGGCCGGGCATCCACGTGCCCGAGGACATGGCCTACTACCTGCGCCAGGGGCAGGCGGTCCTGGTGCCGCGCGCTCCCACGCGAGGCTGGGTCCGCATCTACGAGGGGGATGCCCGCCTGCTGGGTCTGGGGGAGGTGCTCGACGATGGCCGCATCGCGCCACGCCGGCTCTTCCACTCCCCGGAGTGA
- a CDS encoding bile acid:sodium symporter family protein — MHPDLLTRAFPYLAAVLAAVAVTDPDLFLPWRDAVVPLLGLVMLGMGLTLSMESFVAVARRPALVALGVGLQFLVMPLAGWLLALLLGLPPQLVAGVVLVGAAPGGTASNVITYLARGDVALSVTLTASSTLLSVVLTPALTWLYVGRTVPVPVGEMLLGIVQVVLAPVAVGVLLNRWLGRRLDTVRTVFPAFSVSAICLIIAIVVATNREEIGQLAAAAVAVVVLHNLVGLAAGYWAARWLGYGEAECRTLSIEVGMQNSGLAATLATKYFTAAAALPGAVFSVWHNLSGASLAAHWVRGDRTRGLGREKTPGG; from the coding sequence ATGCATCCCGACCTCCTGACTCGCGCCTTCCCGTACCTCGCCGCCGTGTTGGCGGCGGTGGCCGTGACGGATCCCGACCTGTTCCTGCCGTGGCGGGACGCTGTCGTCCCCCTCCTGGGGCTCGTGATGCTCGGCATGGGGCTCACCCTGAGCATGGAGAGCTTCGTCGCGGTGGCCCGGCGCCCGGCCCTGGTCGCCCTGGGCGTGGGGCTGCAGTTCCTCGTGATGCCGCTCGCGGGATGGCTGCTGGCCCTGCTGCTCGGGTTGCCGCCGCAGCTCGTGGCTGGCGTCGTGTTGGTCGGTGCGGCGCCCGGGGGGACGGCCTCCAACGTCATCACCTACCTGGCTCGCGGGGACGTCGCCCTGTCGGTCACCCTGACGGCGTCCTCGACCCTCCTGTCCGTCGTCCTCACGCCCGCGCTCACCTGGCTCTACGTGGGGCGCACCGTACCGGTGCCGGTCGGGGAGATGCTCCTCGGCATCGTCCAGGTGGTGCTCGCGCCCGTCGCTGTCGGGGTGCTCCTGAACCGCTGGCTCGGCCGGCGCCTGGACACGGTGCGGACCGTGTTCCCGGCGTTCTCGGTGAGCGCGATCTGTCTCATCATCGCCATCGTGGTGGCGACGAACCGCGAGGAGATCGGGCAGTTGGCGGCGGCCGCGGTGGCCGTCGTCGTGCTGCACAACCTGGTCGGGCTTGCCGCCGGTTACTGGGCTGCGCGCTGGCTCGGCTACGGGGAGGCGGAGTGCCGTACGCTCTCCATCGAGGTGGGGATGCAGAACTCGGGCCTCGCCGCCACGCTCGCGACGAAGTACTTCACCGCCGCCGCCGCTCTGCCGGGAGCGGTCTTCAGCGTCTGGCACAACCTCTCGGGCGCGAGCCTGGCGGCGCACTGGGTGCGGGGCGATCGGACGCGCGGACTCGGGCGGGAGAAGACTCCGGGCGGGTGA
- the pnp gene encoding polyribonucleotide nucleotidyltransferase: MPVIKKSIQYGSRTLSLETGEIARQASGAVMAALGDTSVLVTVVCSKEPSPERDFLPLTVDYQERTYAAGRIPGSFFRREGRPSEKEILTSRLIDRPMRPLFPKGFTHEIQIIATVMSLEPEVDPEIPAMIGASAAVALAGIPFNGPLGAARVGYKDGQLLLNPTFSELKTSQLDLVVAGTDSAVLMVESEAHELPEEVMLDAVMFGHEQSQKVVRLVRELAAEVAPKSWGWQAPAVQADALMQAVEGRAGAALREAYRIAEKMDRYGRLNAVRSDVVKALSEGDLPAWTAQQVAAALAKLERETVRGRILAGEPRIDGRDRKTVRPISIRVGVLPRTHGSALFTRGETQALVITTLGTGRDAQIVDAIEGERREPFMLHYNFPPYSVGEIGRVGAPKRREIGHGRLAKRGLQAVMPNMEEYPYVVRVVSEVTESNGSSSMATVCGTSLSLMDAGVPIGAGVAGIAMGLVKEGERFSVLSDIMGDEDHLGDMDFKVAGTRKGVTALQMDIKIDGITREIMDTALGQARDGRLHILDKMEEVIREPRQEMSDYAPRIITLKINPEKIRDVIGKGGSTIRALTEETGTTIDISDDGTVRIASVDSAASAEARRRIEQIAADVEVGVIYEGRVVKLMDFGAFVAILPGKDGLLHISQISHERVQNVSDRLTEGDIVRVKVLEVDKQGRIRLSMKAVEQESEG; the protein is encoded by the coding sequence ATGCCCGTGATCAAGAAGTCCATTCAGTACGGCTCACGCACACTTTCGCTCGAGACCGGCGAGATCGCCCGACAGGCCAGCGGCGCCGTCATGGCCGCACTGGGGGATACCTCGGTGCTCGTCACGGTGGTCTGCTCCAAGGAGCCGTCGCCCGAACGGGACTTCCTGCCGCTCACGGTCGACTACCAGGAGCGCACCTACGCCGCAGGGCGGATTCCCGGTAGCTTCTTCCGTCGTGAGGGGCGGCCCAGCGAGAAGGAGATCCTCACCTCCCGCCTGATCGACCGGCCCATGCGGCCGCTGTTCCCGAAGGGGTTCACCCACGAGATCCAGATCATCGCCACGGTGATGTCCCTCGAGCCCGAGGTCGACCCGGAGATCCCGGCCATGATCGGGGCCTCCGCGGCGGTCGCGCTGGCGGGTATCCCGTTCAACGGCCCCCTCGGCGCTGCGCGGGTCGGATACAAGGACGGACAGCTCCTGCTCAATCCGACCTTCAGCGAGCTCAAGACCTCCCAGCTGGACTTGGTCGTGGCAGGCACCGACAGTGCGGTGCTCATGGTGGAGTCCGAGGCGCACGAACTGCCCGAAGAGGTCATGCTCGACGCCGTGATGTTCGGGCACGAGCAGTCCCAGAAGGTGGTGCGGCTCGTCCGGGAGCTCGCCGCGGAGGTCGCCCCGAAGTCCTGGGGTTGGCAGGCCCCGGCCGTCCAGGCCGACGCATTGATGCAGGCCGTGGAAGGCCGGGCGGGGGCAGCGCTGCGGGAGGCCTACCGCATCGCGGAGAAGATGGATCGCTACGGGCGGTTGAACGCGGTGCGCTCCGATGTGGTGAAGGCGCTCAGCGAGGGCGATTTGCCTGCGTGGACCGCCCAACAGGTGGCGGCGGCGCTGGCCAAGCTGGAGCGGGAAACCGTACGCGGGCGCATCCTCGCCGGCGAGCCTCGGATCGACGGGCGCGACCGGAAGACGGTGCGTCCCATCAGCATCCGGGTCGGTGTGCTGCCGCGCACCCATGGCTCGGCCCTCTTCACGCGGGGGGAAACCCAGGCCCTGGTTATCACCACGCTCGGCACGGGGCGGGACGCCCAGATCGTCGACGCCATCGAGGGCGAGCGGCGTGAGCCCTTCATGCTGCACTACAACTTCCCGCCGTACAGCGTGGGCGAGATCGGACGGGTCGGCGCGCCGAAGCGCCGCGAGATCGGTCATGGGCGGCTCGCCAAGCGCGGTCTGCAGGCGGTCATGCCGAACATGGAAGAGTACCCGTACGTCGTGCGGGTGGTCTCCGAGGTGACCGAGTCGAACGGGTCGAGCTCGATGGCGACGGTGTGCGGCACCAGCCTGTCCCTGATGGACGCCGGGGTGCCCATCGGGGCGGGCGTGGCCGGCATCGCCATGGGGCTGGTCAAGGAGGGGGAACGCTTCTCGGTCCTCTCCGACATCATGGGCGACGAGGACCACCTGGGGGACATGGACTTCAAGGTGGCCGGGACGCGCAAGGGCGTCACGGCGCTGCAGATGGACATCAAGATCGACGGGATCACCCGCGAGATCATGGACACGGCCCTCGGCCAGGCGCGCGACGGTCGCCTGCACATCCTCGACAAGATGGAGGAGGTGATCCGTGAGCCGCGTCAGGAGATGTCCGACTACGCCCCGCGGATCATCACTCTGAAGATCAATCCGGAGAAGATCCGTGACGTGATTGGGAAGGGGGGGTCGACGATCCGGGCCCTGACGGAGGAGACCGGCACCACCATCGACATCAGCGACGACGGAACCGTGCGCATTGCGTCGGTGGACAGCGCGGCGAGCGCCGAGGCGCGCCGGCGCATCGAACAGATCGCCGCGGACGTCGAGGTGGGGGTGATCTACGAAGGCCGGGTCGTGAAGCTCATGGACTTCGGGGCCTTCGTGGCAATCCTTCCCGGCAAGGACGGACTGCTGCACATCTCCCAGATCTCCCACGAGCGGGTCCAGAACGTGAGCGACCGCTTGACCGAGGGCGACATCGTCCGCGTGAAGGTCCTGGAGGTCGACAAGCAGGGCCGCATCCGCCTCAGCATGAAGGCGGTCGAGCAGGAGTCCGAAGGCTGA
- the rbfA gene encoding 30S ribosome-binding factor RbfA — MAREFSRVDRVEEAIHRVVAELLLQEVDDPRISHLTVSRVRVSRDLANAKVFVVVPDEEVAAREALRALRRAAGFLRRGVARRLMMRMVPELHFAPDASLAEGNRVAALIEQAAAREEADKREEDDEAAGEG, encoded by the coding sequence CCGGGTGGAGGAGGCGATCCACAGGGTCGTCGCCGAGTTGTTGCTGCAGGAGGTGGATGACCCGCGCATCAGCCACCTGACGGTGTCCCGCGTGCGGGTGTCCAGGGACCTCGCGAACGCCAAGGTCTTCGTCGTCGTGCCCGACGAGGAGGTCGCGGCGCGCGAGGCCCTGCGGGCGTTGCGCCGGGCCGCCGGGTTCCTGCGCCGGGGTGTGGCCCGCCGGTTGATGATGCGCATGGTGCCGGAGCTGCATTTCGCGCCGGATGCCTCCCTGGCGGAGGGCAATCGCGTGGCTGCGCTGATCGAGCAGGCAGCGGCCCGCGAAGAGGCGGACAAGAGAGAGGAAGATGACGAGGCAGCGGGCGAAGGGTAG
- the rpsO gene encoding 30S ribosomal protein S15, which produces MPLTAQRKAEIVTQYQRGPADTGSPEVQVALLSAEINELSEHFKVHLQDHHSRQGLLRKVSRRRQLLDYLRRTDVERYRDLIGRLGLRR; this is translated from the coding sequence ATGCCCCTCACAGCGCAGCGCAAGGCGGAGATTGTCACCCAGTACCAGCGTGGACCGGCGGACACGGGCTCGCCCGAGGTGCAGGTGGCGCTCCTCTCCGCCGAGATCAACGAGTTGTCCGAGCACTTCAAGGTGCACCTGCAGGACCACCACTCGCGGCAGGGTCTGCTGAGGAAGGTCAGCCGGCGCCGTCAGCTTCTCGATTACCTGCGACGCACGGACGTGGAGCGGTATCGGGACCTGATTGGTCGCCTCGGTCTTCGTCGCTAG
- a CDS encoding carbon-nitrogen hydrolase — protein sequence MNRTLTLGLVQHACGDDAAENFERCREGVREAARLGARLVLTQELFRTRYFCQQEDPTAFDLAEPVPGPGTEALALLAAELDVVLVASLFEHRAAGLFHNTAVVLDRDRGLVGRYRKMHIPDDPGYYEKYYFTPGDLGFTPVDTSLGRLGVLVCWDQWFPEAARLMALAGAEILLYPTAIGWDPADSPEEQARQADAWRTVQRAHAIANGIPLAACNRVGLEPDPAHPGRGQRFWGASFVCGPQGEVLAEAPVDRPAVKVVAVDLSRTGQVRRAWPFLRDRRIDAYGGLTSRYLEPRPGPDP from the coding sequence ATGAACCGCACCTTGACGCTGGGCCTGGTGCAGCACGCCTGCGGTGACGACGCTGCCGAGAACTTCGAGCGGTGCCGGGAAGGGGTGCGGGAGGCCGCCCGGCTCGGGGCGCGGCTGGTGCTGACCCAGGAGCTCTTCCGCACCCGGTATTTCTGTCAGCAGGAAGACCCCACCGCCTTCGACCTGGCCGAGCCCGTGCCCGGCCCCGGGACCGAGGCCCTCGCGCTCCTCGCCGCAGAGCTCGACGTGGTCCTCGTGGCCTCGCTCTTCGAACACCGGGCGGCAGGGCTCTTCCACAACACCGCGGTGGTTCTGGACCGCGACCGGGGCCTGGTGGGCCGCTACCGCAAGATGCACATCCCGGACGACCCGGGCTATTACGAAAAGTATTACTTCACCCCGGGTGACCTGGGCTTCACCCCGGTGGACACCTCCCTCGGACGGCTGGGCGTGCTCGTCTGCTGGGACCAGTGGTTCCCGGAGGCGGCCCGGCTGATGGCGCTCGCCGGGGCCGAGATCCTCCTCTACCCGACCGCCATCGGGTGGGACCCGGCGGACAGCCCCGAGGAGCAGGCCCGCCAGGCCGACGCCTGGCGCACGGTGCAGCGGGCCCACGCGATCGCGAACGGCATCCCGCTCGCAGCCTGCAACCGCGTGGGCCTGGAGCCCGACCCAGCGCACCCCGGCCGGGGACAGCGCTTCTGGGGAGCGAGCTTCGTGTGCGGACCCCAGGGGGAGGTGCTCGCCGAGGCCCCCGTCGACCGGCCCGCGGTGAAGGTGGTGGCGGTGGACCTCTCCCGCACCGGGCAGGTCCGGCGCGCCTGGCCGTTCCTGCGGGACCGCCGCATCGACGCGTACGGGGGACTCACGAGCCGGTACCTGGAGCCGCGACCGGGTCCAGACCCATGA
- a CDS encoding hydrolase, which produces MTSAPPPPDGAEPFRPAWWLPSPHLQTLWPPVARRLPRVPLIREREELPDGDFLDLDWAGPKGETGRSADADGSPIVLVLHGLEGSSNSHYARGLLARVHAEGWTGVLMHFRGCSGEPNRLPRGYHSGDTGDLAHVVSLLRARHPARPLAVVGYSLGGNVLLKWLGETGQSAPVDCAVAVSVPFDLAAAARRLERGFSRFYQWWLMRSLARRVREKVARGILPEAFAAHAGARDFRTFDDLVTAPLHGFAGADDYYARSSSRRYLGGIRVPTLVLHALDDPFLSPAAVPGHDEIPPTLTLEVYRGGGHVGFVAGPWPWQAQWWLEGRITAFIAARVTRPESSPARVRASDRPAPSAPPGSRPRGCARR; this is translated from the coding sequence ATGACGAGCGCGCCCCCTCCTCCCGACGGCGCCGAACCGTTCCGACCCGCCTGGTGGCTGCCTTCGCCCCATCTGCAGACCCTCTGGCCCCCCGTGGCCCGGAGGCTTCCCCGGGTGCCGCTCATCCGGGAACGCGAGGAACTGCCCGACGGCGACTTCCTCGACCTGGACTGGGCGGGACCGAAGGGGGAGACAGGGCGCTCGGCGGACGCGGACGGCTCGCCGATCGTGCTCGTCCTGCACGGCCTCGAAGGGTCATCGAACTCGCACTACGCGCGGGGACTCCTGGCCCGGGTCCACGCCGAGGGCTGGACGGGAGTGCTCATGCACTTCCGGGGCTGTAGCGGGGAGCCGAACCGGTTACCCCGGGGTTACCACTCCGGAGACACCGGGGACCTGGCCCACGTGGTGTCCCTCCTTCGCGCCAGGCACCCCGCCCGGCCGCTGGCCGTCGTCGGCTACTCCCTGGGCGGCAACGTGCTGCTCAAGTGGCTCGGCGAAACGGGGCAGTCCGCCCCGGTCGACTGCGCCGTCGCGGTTTCGGTACCCTTCGATCTCGCCGCTGCCGCGCGCCGTCTGGAGCGGGGTTTCTCGCGCTTCTACCAGTGGTGGTTGATGCGCAGCCTGGCCCGCCGGGTACGGGAGAAGGTGGCCCGCGGCATCCTGCCCGAGGCCTTTGCTGCCCACGCTGGGGCGCGCGATTTCCGCACCTTCGACGACCTCGTCACCGCACCCCTGCACGGCTTCGCCGGCGCCGACGACTACTACGCACGATCGAGCAGCCGCCGCTACCTCGGCGGGATCCGTGTGCCCACCCTCGTCCTGCACGCGCTGGACGACCCCTTCCTGAGCCCCGCGGCCGTACCCGGGCACGACGAAATCCCCCCCACGCTGACGCTCGAGGTCTATCGCGGCGGGGGACACGTGGGCTTCGTAGCCGGCCCCTGGCCCTGGCAGGCGCAGTGGTGGCTCGAGGGGCGGATCACCGCGTTCATCGCGGCGCGCGTCACCCGCCCGGAGTCTTCTCCCGCCCGAGTCCGCGCGTCCGATCGCCCCGCACCCAGTGCGCCGCCAGGCTCGCGCCCGAGAGGTTGTGCCAGACGCTGA